A DNA window from Hordeum vulgare subsp. vulgare chromosome 1H, MorexV3_pseudomolecules_assembly, whole genome shotgun sequence contains the following coding sequences:
- the LOC123399193 gene encoding uncharacterized protein LOC123399193, producing MASTTSSPLSAILQRFPLLAPRPASRRPPTTRRAVANKISCIGWDPEGILASPQLGHIARFEFRHRLDSAADARATFDLQVKEEQERRRKEREARVIPEPDIGLVEFFLDTDAREIEIEIGRLRPRLNKAFFEHIQREVAQIKFVVTRTTVCTNLSSLLPLLCVSKLLPTN from the exons ATGgcatccaccacctcctcccccctcagCGCCATCCTCCAGCGCTTCCCGCTACTGGCGCCCCGCCCAGCCTCCCGCCGGCCCCCCACCACCCGCCGCGCCGTCGCCAACAAGATCTCCTGCATCGGATGG GACCCGGAGGGCATCCTGGCGTCGCCGCAGCTGGGCCACATCGCGCGGTTCGAGTTCCGGCACCGCCTCGACAGCGCCGCCGACGCACGCGCTACCTTCGACCTCCAGGtcaaggaggagcaggagcgcCGCCGCAAGGAGCGCGAG GCGCGGGTGATACCTGAGCCGGACATCGGGCTGGTGGAGTTCTTCCTGGACACAGACGCGCGGGAGATCGAGATCGAGATCGGCAGGCTCCGCCCCAGGCTCAACAAGGCCTTCTTCGAACACATCCAGCGGGAGGTCGCGCAGATCAAGTTCGTCGTCACTAGGACAACGGTGTGCACCAACTTGAGCTCCCTGCTTCCTCTGCTCTGTGTGTCAAAACTTCTTCCCACTAATTGA